The following proteins come from a genomic window of Miscanthus floridulus cultivar M001 chromosome 2, ASM1932011v1, whole genome shotgun sequence:
- the LOC136521677 gene encoding uncharacterized protein → MGNPDPTDLINAEVNRIPFRAQNFSLNLWKDTFRSWPKTTKGWKDWYLRVNRSMQVYWAERKLDQCIRLSIADMQKNESMIIAAAYFWSDTTNTFMFGHGPATPTLADVHMLTGLDISTADEGSIYGRKPEYRVNTRNIGGWTGYIQEYQKTGTPSQREHATFLNMWLEKFIFCGRSVGPTNAFLPAAELLANGVRFPLGRYLLSSTYHLLHQVSQKLLLGEPIGNLGGPWWFINMWLNAHMHKRLQWDFFAQQFPREIAEDYVLGDDESATRSPLNFGEAIIVLPGTEANEDQIGRFFQSFYNGLSRDHRAWVPYIDEENRFPLLFNFADDTLNQDNELMMAIITPRAIPVNTFGSGKNTNITYEFYNPSAVSRQLAFGQLPIKLCFADVIKPRETITCGTDWNKVVQLSPDADTTDVDISTWTPISFITESYKQWWREWKEQLFATSAHTYRHMIDSEYAIPDDAVNNPAPSVSKSGKPFNLRPISPTSPIGYNAPTLAALTHQKIRTKTITSKSKLATSRATPSAAATTLVKAFKGVRAATGSSSAIPPISSTTPSEQQLGTSANVPDAQASQPTSVDAPQPIIADVQAKRKASTDTEAQPKRQRSMPIPASAPMSSVIIPQEPTTDEVTEDIPSASSADPHDILQVASSSQAQEIALKQVDRSTYLILQYSYLPLIDFLVFLSGTRFPEQPVFLCY, encoded by the exons atgggcaacccagatccaaccgatctgatcaacgcagaggttaacagaatcccctttagagcccaaaatttctctctgaacttgtggaaagacacattccgatcttggcccaaaaccaccaaagggtggaaagattggtatttgagggtcaatagatcgatgcaagtatactgggcagagcgaaagttagaccaatgtatcaggctctctattgccgatatgcagaaaaatgaatcaatgataattgcagctgcttatttctggtcagatacgaccaatacttttatgtttggacatggcccagctacccctacccttgccgatgtccacatgcttactggcttggacatctcaactgccgatgaaggctccatttatggtagaaagcctgaatatagagtgaatacccgtaacatcggcggttggacaggatatattcaagaataccagaaaaccgggacacctagccagagggaacatgccacattcctgaatatgtggttagaaaaatttatcttctgtggtcgatcagtaggaccaaccaacgccttcctccctgcagctgaacttctggctaatggcgtaaggtttcctcttggccgataccttctgagctctacttatcatcttcttcaccaagtgtctcagaaactcctgcttggcgaacccatcggcaacctgggaggcccgtggtggttcatcaacatgtggctgaatgcccatatgcacaaacgtttgcaatgggacttttttgctcaacaattcccacgagaaattgctgaagattatgtgctcggggatgatgaatcggcaacacgctcacccctcaattttggtgaagccataattgtccttcctggaacagaagccaacgaagaccaaatcggcagattctttcaaagcttctataatggcctttctcgtgatcatagggcctgggtgccttacatcgacgaagaaaacagattcccccttcttttcaactttgccgatgacactctgaatcaagataatgagctcatgatggctatcatcactcccagggcaattccagtaaacacattcggcagcgggaaaaacaccaacattacatatgaattttacaacccatcggcagtatcccgccaattggcttttgggcaactgccaatcaaactctgctttgccgatgtgatcaaacccagggaaacaatcacctgcggaacagactggaacaaggtagtacaactttctcctgatgccgataccacagatgttgatatatccacctggacaccaatatctttcatcaccgagtcatacaagcaatggtggcgagagtggaaagagcaactgttcgcgacttctgctcacacatatcggcacatgatcgattctgaatatgccatccctgacgacgcg gttaacaacccagcaccatcggtgagcaaaagtgggaaacccttcaacctccggcctatttccccaacatcgccgatcggctacaacgctcccaccttagccgctttgacccaccagaagattcgtactaagaccatcacttctaagtccaaattggctacatccagggctaccccatcggccgctgctacaaccttggtcaaagcctttaag ggggtaagagctgctacgggatcgtcatcggcaattccgccgatatcaagcaccactccttcagag caacaactgggcacatcggcaaacgtaccagatgcccaagcttcacaaccaacaagtgttgatgccccccagccaatcattgccgatgtccaagcaaagcgcaaagcttcaacagatactgaagcacagccaaaacgacaaaggtctatgccgatccctgcatctgccccaatgtcatcggtcatcatacctcaagagcccaccaccgatgaagtcacagaagatatcccatcggcaagctcagccgatccacacgacatactccaggttgcttcctccagtcaagcacaggaaattgcttTGAAACAGGTAGACcgatcaacctatctgattttacaatactcatacttacccctgattgatttccttgtctttctctcaggaacaagattccccgaacagcctgtTTTCCTTTgctattga